Genomic segment of Streptococcus pneumoniae:
GCTTTGGCAGATCAACTGTCACTTGCGTGACACCACTAAGCGCTAAAAAGCGTTCTGTAACACGACTCACACAGTGGTCACAAGATAAATGATTGAGTTGTAAGGTTTGTTTCATTAGTTTTCCTTTCTAGGGAAGTGATATGCGACTACGAAGTCGAAGAGCATTGAGAACCACAGAGACTGAACTAAGACTCATGGCAAGTCCTGCAAACATAGGATTTAAAAGCGGTCCACCAAAGAAATAAAAGACCCCCATAGCTAGCGGAATCCCTAGAACATTATAGGCAAATGCCCAAAAGAGATTTTCCTTAATCGTTTGAAGCGTCAGATGGCTGAGATGAAAAGCCTTGATTAAATCTCGCACATCACTATGCATGAGGACAATGTCTGCCGACTCCATGGCAATATCTGCACCAGCACCAATAGCCATCCCAACATCTGCCTGAGTAAGAGCAGGGGCATCATTGATCCCATCTCCCATCATGACCACATGATGACCGGCATCTTGCAGTTTCTCAACTTCCTGTGCTTTTCCATCTGGCAAGACTTGGGCGATGATACTCTCAATCCCGAGTAGGCTTGCTAGAGATTGTGCCGTCTCTTTATTATCGCCTGTCAGCATCACGACCTGTTTTCCCATATCTTTGAGATGAGAAATCGCCTCTACGCTCCCTTCTTTAACAGCATCTGCCACGGCTAATAGCCCCACAAACACTCCATCCAAAGCTACAAACATCACGGTCTTTCCATCCTCAGCTAGCACCTCACCCTTAGCGATATCCATATGAGAAACTCCGTGATGGTCCATCAGCGCACGATTTCCCACTAGCAAGTGCTGTTCGCCTATCTTGGCAGATAAACCTTGTCCTGGTAAGACCGTGAAATCTTCCACAGGTAACAACTCCAGCTGTCTTTCCTGAGCAGCTGTGACCAATGCCTGCGCCAAAGGGTGTTCAGAGTGCTGCTCACTACTTGCCACTAGCTTAAGAAACTCCTCTTCACTCAATCCACCAACTGGCTGAATATCTGTCAAAACAGGACGTCCCAGCGTCAGTGTACCCGTCTTATCAAAGACAACCGTATCAACCTGTGTCAATCGTTCCAAACTCTCAGCTGATTTGATGAGAATACCTGCTTCTGCTCCTTTTCCAGTCCCTACCATAATGGCTGTCGGCGTTGCTAGACCTAAAGCACAAGGACAAGCAATAACCAAAACAGATACAAAAATCGAAAGCGCAAAATCCACGCTCTTTCCCATAAAGAGCCAAAAAAGCCCTGCTAAAATCCCCAAGCACAAAACCGTTGGCACAAAATACAGCGCAATCTTGTCCCCTAAAGCTGCGATTGGCGCCTTTGATCCCTGCGCCGCCTCAATCAGACGTCGAATTTGCGCCAGTGTCGTCTCCTCACCGACCTGAGTCGCTTGGTATTCAATCATCCCCAGTTGATTTACTGTTGCACTGGTAATACGGTCTCCTACTGTCTTTGCCACAGGCAGACTCTCACCTGTCATCATCGACTCATCCACATAGGTTTCCCCACGAACAACCACGCCGTCCACAGGCATGCGTTCCCCTGCCTTGACACGGATAAGATCACCAAGAGCAATCTCCTCACTTTTCACCGTTTGCCAAATGCCATCTCGGAACACTTGAGCCGTTTGAGGAAGCAAATCCATAAGTTGCTCAATCGCCTGCGAAGTCCGCCCCTTGGCTAAACTTTCCAGATATTTCCCTAAAAAGACCAAGGTGATAATCACCCCCACCGATTCAAAGTAGAGATGATGAAGCACAGCAGAATTCCCCGCAAAAACATCTGCCATAGACCGCAGACTATATAAAAAAGCTGCCCCTGTTCCCACTGCAATCAAGCTATCCATATTAGGATGACGCTTAATCAAATGACGAAATCCTCGACTGTAAAAACCACGTCCAAAATATAGAATGGGCAAGGTCAACAACAGCTGCAAACTGACTAATACTTTCGCTGACAGCTTTGGCAAAGGAAGTCCTATCATGCTCCCCATAGATAGATACAAAAGGGGAAGCGTAAAGATGACAAGACCGAGTAACGTTCGTCTCATGGTCTCCAAGCTTTCTTTACGAACTTCTTTTTCAGCCTTGCGCTCCTCATCATCTTTTTCCACAAGACTATAACCAGCGTCTAGCACTGCTTTTTTTAGCTCTCCAGCGTTAAAATCAGCCTGTGGCAAGACTGTTAGGGTTTCAGTGGCTAGATTGACCTTGGCCTCTTCCACACCGTCCAGCTCTCCTGCCAGCATCTCCACCGTCATGGCGCAGGAAGCACAGCTCATCCCATGCACCCGATATTCAAGCCTCTTTACTGTCATTTCCTCACTTCCTTTCGCATACATGATGGCAAGCACACTGCCCCTTAGGACAGGCACAGGCTACTTGATTGGGAGCGCTAATAAGCTTATCATCTAGCAAACCTTTTAGGACCTCCAAATCACGCACACTAAGGCTCACACTTTCTATCACGGACAATAAGACCTTGCCATGATTCGTCTGGCAGATATTTCCCAGAAAAGCCCGCCATTCTTCCTCCCACTGCCATTCTTCTGATACTTCCGCTCGGTAGTAAAATTTTCCTTCCAGCTTTTCCATCTGAATAAGCCCCTTGCCTTTTAAACGGTTGAGCAGTGTTTTCACCGTTGCTGGCTTCCAATCAAAATCTTCCTCCAAACGAGAAACAACCTCAGTGCTGCGGATATTAGGATAGGCCCATAAGACACGCATGACCTGCCATTCCGCTTGACTCATCTTCATCTATTGCTCCTTTTGTTTACAAATGTAATCCGCATTTCTAGTTTACACCTGTAAACAAAATTTGTCAAGTTTTCTTACAAAAAATTAAAATCGTACTCAACATCAAAAAAGGCTGAGCATTTCCGGCTCAACCTCTGTGATTACTTGTCAAAATGCTGGCGCACAATCGGCGCTACTTGCTCACCAAACAATCGAATGGCATCTAGCACATCCTCATGCGGCATAGAGCCCAAGGGTAGATGAAAAAGAAAACGATCCAAGCCCAAATCCTCTACCATACGAATGATTTTATCCGCTACCTGCTGAGGATTGCCCACAAACATCACTCCCTTATCTCCAACCTGCTCCAAATACTGGGCGTAGGTCAAGGGTTGCCAATGCGGACGATCCTTGGAAATGCTATCCACCACTGTCTTTGTCGGATGGAAATACTTTCTCACAGCCTCATCCCCATCTTCAGCGATAAAGCCCCAGGAATGAGAAGCTACCTTTAGCTGCTCGTTTGTATAGCCAGCCTCTTTCCCAATTTGGTGATAGACTGCAATCAATTTTTTAAAATACTCACTACTACCTCCAATAATCGCATAAGCAATTGGCAAGCCTTTTTGAGCAATTTTAATCGTGGATTCCACATTTCCACCCGTTGCGACCCAAATCGGAAAGTCCTCCTGCACTACTCGCGGATAAACCTCACGCCCTGAAATAGTCTGCGTAAAATGCCCTTGCCAGTCTATCTTCTTGTCCTTCTTGACCTTCAGTAATAAGTCTAACTTCTCATCAAACAGCTCTTCGTAGTCCTTTAAATCATAGCCAAACAAAGGAAAAGACTCGGTAAAAGAACCTCGACCAGCCATGATTTCTGCCCGACCATTTGACAAAGCATTAATAGTCGCATACTGCTGATAGACACGTACAGGATCTAAGCTTGACAAGACACTGACCGCACTAGTCAAACGAACCTTCTTCGTCTTTGCCGCCCCTGCTGCTAGGATAATCTCAGGAGCTGACACCGCAAAATCCTCTCGGTGATGCTCCCCAATTCCATACACATCAAGCCCTACTCCATCTGCCAACTCTATTTCTGCTAGCACTTGCCGAAGGCACTCCTCATGCGATATAGTCATTTAGTTTTAATTTATTACGTCGTTGCCTCGTACTAAATCAAAATTAAACAACTATACTACCTTGCTACTTCCTTCTAGCGGTGTTGTCTCTCCAAATGTACGAATGCCCAACTCATCCATGGCTCATCCTCCTCTGTTATTTTTTACCACATTATCACTAATTAGCAATAGATTCCAATCATCTGCTCATACAAAAAACATCTCAGAACATAGATTTCTGAGATGCTGTCTGATATTAGTGTGCCAACATTTCCTGAGCAATTTCTTGCCCTGTCATACTATCAGGATAGTAGGTCGGCCAATTATCCAACTCATCAAAGAGTTTTTCCTGACTTTCACCACCAAAGAAGATATGGAAATGCCCAGTCTTTACAGGGGCGATATTATGGTCACTAAACTGCACATACTTAAACTGCCCAGCATCGCTGTCTGTTGCTTCAAATAGATAGCGAACACCACGATTGCCCTTCTTATAAGTTAAAACCTTTTTACCAACATATTTGTAGGTATATTTTTTAGATTCACCATTCACGACAAATTCCATTGTCTTATCTGTGATATGGATATGAGAGACATCAGTCTTATAACCTGTATCATAGTAAGCCTTGTACTCAGCAGCCGTCATTTGACCACTTAATTTTGCCTTATAGTCAAAAACTTGATCCAAAGTTCCGTCTGTTAGATATGGATAAACGGACTGCCAATTTCCAGCATAATCAGATAAAGTTCGATCTTTGATAGCGCTATCTTCAAAATAACCATTTTGCACGGTCTTTGTATTTTCCTCTTCTTCTGGCTGAATCTCGCCTCCTGCTTGATCAGTCGTTTTCTTGAGTGCTTTGAGATTGTCCTGCATGACAGAGATATAGTCTGCGCCATCTTTCATGGCTTTTTCCGTCAAGCTTTCGAGAGGATTCAACACCGCTAACTCCACACCTGCTTCTTTTGATAAGGTAGAAGCCACAGCCTGAGAAGCATTTTCTTCAAAGTAAATGTACTTAATACTATTTTTCTTGATATACTCGGCTAACTCTGCCAAGCGAGCTGCAGATGGCTCACTATCTGGAGAAATCCCTGAAATTGACACCTGTTTCAACCCATAGTCCAAAGCAAGGTAACGAAAAGCAGCATGCTGAGTGACAAAGGTCTTTTGCTTCGCATTTGAAAGTCCAGTTTGGTACTCCTTATCAAGCGCTTTTAGCTGGTCGATATAAGCAGCAGCATTTTTCTCAAAAGCAGCTTTTTTCTCTGGAAAATCCTTAGCTAAACTATCTCTGATATGCTCTACTAGCTTGATCGCACGACTCGGAGATAACCAGACATGCGGATCATAATCATGATGATGACCTTCTTCTCCATGATCATGGTCTTCTTCCTCCTCTAGCCCCGGCAAAAGCAGCATATCGCCAGTCGCCTCAATCACCTTGACCTTGTCCTTAGTGATATTTTTCAAGACATCTGGCACCCATGTTTCCATATTTTTATTTTCATAGACAAAGACATCCGCATCTTGAATCGTCGCAACCGCCTTTGCAGAAGGTTCATAATCATGCGGCTCTGTCCCAGCCCCAATCAAAAGATCAACATCCGCTTCCTCACCTACTACTTGCTTGGTAAACTCATAAACCGGATAAAAAGTCGTAACAATCTTTAACTTGCCATTTGCTTGCTTTTGATTGCCACAGGCAACCAAGCAAATCCCTGCAAGCAATAGCAAGGCTAATTTAATTTTTTTCATCTTATCTCCTTATTTTACAAATTTTTTGAACAAACTCACCAAGAGGAACACTCCTACAAAAATGAGTGTAATACTCGCACTAGCAGGCGTCTCCGCATAGTAGGAACTATACAGACCTGCCACCATTCCTAAAAATCCAATAACACTAGCTAGAATCATCACCGAACGGAAATTTTTCCCAATTCTCAGCGCAATACTAGCTGGCAAGACCATAGTCGTCGATACCAAAAGCGCCCCTGCCGCTGGAATCATCAGAGCAATCGCTACCCCTGTCACAATATTAAAGAGGATGGACATCGCCCGCACAGGAAGACCGTCCACAAAAGCCGTATCCTCATCAAAGGTCAAAATATACATAGGACGAATGAAGAGGAAGGTCAACACCAAGACTACCGCAGCAATCACAAAGAGTGAGAAGACCTGTTCACTACTAATCGTCACAATCGAGCCAAATAAATACTGGTCCAAGCTCATCGAACTGGTACTACCCCCACGACTCATAACAATCAAGGACACCGCAAGCCCTGTGGACATGAGAATGGCTGTCCCAATTTCCATAAAATCCTTATAAATCGTCCGTAGGTATTCCAGAAACACAGCAGCAATCATGACAATCACGACTGTTGAAATGGTCGGCGAAATCCCTAAAACCAAGCCAAAAGCTACCCCTGATAAGGAAACGTGACTCAGCGTATCACTCATCAA
This window contains:
- a CDS encoding heavy metal translocating P-type ATPase, yielding MTVKRLEYRVHGMSCASCAMTVEMLAGELDGVEEAKVNLATETLTVLPQADFNAGELKKAVLDAGYSLVEKDDEERKAEKEVRKESLETMRRTLLGLVIFTLPLLYLSMGSMIGLPLPKLSAKVLVSLQLLLTLPILYFGRGFYSRGFRHLIKRHPNMDSLIAVGTGAAFLYSLRSMADVFAGNSAVLHHLYFESVGVIITLVFLGKYLESLAKGRTSQAIEQLMDLLPQTAQVFRDGIWQTVKSEEIALGDLIRVKAGERMPVDGVVVRGETYVDESMMTGESLPVAKTVGDRITSATVNQLGMIEYQATQVGEETTLAQIRRLIEAAQGSKAPIAALGDKIALYFVPTVLCLGILAGLFWLFMGKSVDFALSIFVSVLVIACPCALGLATPTAIMVGTGKGAEAGILIKSAESLERLTQVDTVVFDKTGTLTLGRPVLTDIQPVGGLSEEEFLKLVASSEQHSEHPLAQALVTAAQERQLELLPVEDFTVLPGQGLSAKIGEQHLLVGNRALMDHHGVSHMDIAKGEVLAEDGKTVMFVALDGVFVGLLAVADAVKEGSVEAISHLKDMGKQVVMLTGDNKETAQSLASLLGIESIIAQVLPDGKAQEVEKLQDAGHHVVMMGDGINDAPALTQADVGMAIGAGADIAMESADIVLMHSDVRDLIKAFHLSHLTLQTIKENLFWAFAYNVLGIPLAMGVFYFFGGPLLNPMFAGLAMSLSSVSVVLNALRLRSRISLP
- a CDS encoding BlaI/MecI/CopY family transcriptional regulator: MKMSQAEWQVMRVLWAYPNIRSTEVVSRLEEDFDWKPATVKTLLNRLKGKGLIQMEKLEGKFYYRAEVSEEWQWEEEWRAFLGNICQTNHGKVLLSVIESVSLSVRDLEVLKGLLDDKLISAPNQVACACPKGQCACHHVCERK
- a CDS encoding LLM class flavin-dependent oxidoreductase, producing MTISHEECLRQVLAEIELADGVGLDVYGIGEHHREDFAVSAPEIILAAGAAKTKKVRLTSAVSVLSSLDPVRVYQQYATINALSNGRAEIMAGRGSFTESFPLFGYDLKDYEELFDEKLDLLLKVKKDKKIDWQGHFTQTISGREVYPRVVQEDFPIWVATGGNVESTIKIAQKGLPIAYAIIGGSSEYFKKLIAVYHQIGKEAGYTNEQLKVASHSWGFIAEDGDEAVRKYFHPTKTVVDSISKDRPHWQPLTYAQYLEQVGDKGVMFVGNPQQVADKIIRMVEDLGLDRFLFHLPLGSMPHEDVLDAIRLFGEQVAPIVRQHFDK
- a CDS encoding heavy metal-associated domain-containing protein; the protein is MKQTLQLNHLSCDHCVSRVTERFLALSGVTQVTVDLPKQVAFVETNQAYTKDDYQAALAKTIYQVLDVS
- a CDS encoding metal ABC transporter permease codes for the protein MLDLLRYDFMQRAFLAVIAMSLFSPVLGTFLILRRQSLMSDTLSHVSLSGVAFGLVLGISPTISTVVIVMIAAVFLEYLRTIYKDFMEIGTAILMSTGLAVSLIVMSRGGSTSSMSLDQYLFGSIVTISSEQVFSLFVIAAVVLVLTFLFIRPMYILTFDEDTAFVDGLPVRAMSILFNIVTGVAIALMIPAAGALLVSTTMVLPASIALRIGKNFRSVMILASVIGFLGMVAGLYSSYYAETPASASITLIFVGVFLLVSLFKKFVK
- a CDS encoding zinc ABC transporter substrate-binding protein AdcA, encoding MKKIKLALLLLAGICLVACGNQKQANGKLKIVTTFYPVYEFTKQVVGEEADVDLLIGAGTEPHDYEPSAKAVATIQDADVFVYENKNMETWVPDVLKNITKDKVKVIEATGDMLLLPGLEEEEDHDHGEEGHHHDYDPHVWLSPSRAIKLVEHIRDSLAKDFPEKKAAFEKNAAAYIDQLKALDKEYQTGLSNAKQKTFVTQHAAFRYLALDYGLKQVSISGISPDSEPSAARLAELAEYIKKNSIKYIYFEENASQAVASTLSKEAGVELAVLNPLESLTEKAMKDGADYISVMQDNLKALKKTTDQAGGEIQPEEEENTKTVQNGYFEDSAIKDRTLSDYAGNWQSVYPYLTDGTLDQVFDYKAKLSGQMTAAEYKAYYDTGYKTDVSHIHITDKTMEFVVNGESKKYTYKYVGKKVLTYKKGNRGVRYLFEATDSDAGQFKYVQFSDHNIAPVKTGHFHIFFGGESQEKLFDELDNWPTYYPDSMTGQEIAQEMLAH